One window from the genome of Balaenoptera musculus isolate JJ_BM4_2016_0621 chromosome 3, mBalMus1.pri.v3, whole genome shotgun sequence encodes:
- the LOC118892671 gene encoding histone H2B type 3-B — MPDPSKSAPAPKKGSKKAVTKAQKKDGKKRKRSRKESYSIYVYKVLKQVHPDTGISSKAMGIMNSFVNDIFERIASEASRLAHYNKRSTITSREVQTAVRLLLPGELAKHAVSEGTKAVTKYTSSKIFDNRKGKRKRGGTQRSLRRSRM, encoded by the exons ATGCCTGATCCGTCCAAATCAGCTCCAGCACCCAAGAAGGGTTCTAAGAAGGCCGTCACGAAGGCGCAGAAAAAGGATGGCAAAAAGCGTAAGCGCAGTCGGAAGGAAAGTTATTCCATCTACGTGTACAAGGTGTTAAAGCAGGTGCACCCGGACACCGGTATTTCTTCCAAGGCTATGGGTATCATGAACTCGTTCGTCAACGACATTTTCGAGCGCATTGCTAGCGAGGCGTCTCGTTTGGCGCACTACAACAAGCGGTCTACCATCACGTCCCGGGAGGTGCAGACGGCCGTGCGCCTGCTGCTGCCCGGTGAGCTAGCCAAACACGCCGTGTCCGAAGGTACCAAAGCCGTCACGAAGTATACCAGCTCCAA GATATTTGACAACCGAAAGGGAAAACGGAAGCGTGGTGGAACGCAGCGCTCCTTGCGCAGGAGCCGGATGTAA
- the LOC118892768 gene encoding histone H2A type 3, with the protein MSGRGKQGGKARAKAKSRSSRAGLQFPVGRVHRLLRKGNYSERVGAGAPVYLAAVLEYLTAEILELAGNAARDNKKTRIIPRHLQLAIRNDEELNKLLGRVTIAQGGVLPNIQAVLLPKKTESHHKAKGK; encoded by the coding sequence ATGTCCGGTCGAGGCAAACAGGGAGGCAAGGCGCGCGCGAAAGCGAAGTCGCGCTCGTCGCGCGCGGGCCTGCAGTTTCCTGTCGGCCGAGTGCACCGGCTGCTCCGGAAAGGTAACTATTCTGAGCGTGTGGGTGCTGGTGCGCCTGTGTATCTAGCAGCCGTGCTGGAGTATCTGACGGCTGAGATCCTGGAGCTGGCGGGCAATGCGGCGCGGGACAACAAGAAGACTCGCATTATTCCGCGCCACCTGCAGTTGGCTATCCGCAACGACGAAGAGCTCAACAAGCTGTTGGGCCGCGTGACCATCGCGCAGGGCGGCGTCCTGCCCAACATCCAGGCCGTGTTGCTGCCCAAGAAGACGGAGAGCCACCATAAGGCTAAGGGCAAGTGA